A genomic segment from Neodiprion lecontei isolate iyNeoLeco1 chromosome 1, iyNeoLeco1.1, whole genome shotgun sequence encodes:
- the LOC107226324 gene encoding mitochondrial transcription rescue factor 1, with product MLCRRLIFSVLEKRYLYSGVQATYVTFRYTDKCCNLKQSIICNDIASRERNLKIIKRFKHAGKKSNAKQSEEDDDEDDDDVATQQDKTLPTISVRVTSLRADLLLKAGLNIARNKVETAFYESKIRVNGKKLLKKSSQVYIGDEIDLIRGPSPTNPNFLLVSRVQLLDAKGDNENENIRVKLTRHKSLVIENYDEPWKPTASTDS from the exons ATGTTGTGTAGACGACTAATATTTTCAGTGTTAGAAAAAAGGTATTTATACTCGGGGGTGCAGGCGACCTATGTAACTTTTCGATATACAGATAAATGTTGTAATTTAAAACAATCAATCATTTGCAATGACATTGCCAGCCGAGAACGTAacctaaaaattataaaaagatTCAAACACgcaggaaaaaaatcgaatgcAAAG CAATCTGAAGAAGACGACGAtgaagatgatgatgatgttgCTACGCAGCAAGATAAAACTTTACCTACAATATCCGTGCGCGTAACATCTCTTCGTGCAGATCTTCTACTCAAAGCTGGATTAAATATTGCTAGAAA TAAAGTGGAAACGGCATTCTACGAAAGCAAGATACGAGTTAATGGGAAGAAACTATTGAAGAAAAGCAGTCAG GTGTACATTGGGGATGAAATCGATTTGATACGTGGCCCTAGTCCTACGAacccaaattttttattggttTCACGAGTTCAGTTGTTAGATGCGAAAGGagataatgaaaatgaaaatatacgtGTTAAGTTAACGAGACATAAATCTttagttattgaaaattaCGATGAACCTTGGAAACCAACAGCATCTACCGACAGCTAA